From a region of the Neobacillus niacini genome:
- a CDS encoding YhdB family protein, whose amino-acid sequence MNKMDYDRALYYTHRSEWDNLLILMVRTKDQFLSKRIEQFLHAYHFERDYSVIENKLYSLLRYIDHANETVEPDNELPMYSLS is encoded by the coding sequence ATGAATAAAATGGATTATGATCGAGCCTTGTATTATACACATCGATCTGAATGGGATAATTTGCTAATACTCATGGTACGAACAAAAGACCAATTTTTATCAAAGCGGATAGAGCAATTCCTGCATGCCTATCACTTTGAACGTGACTATTCAGTCATTGAAAACAAATTATATTCACTGCTTCGTTACATCGACCATGCAAACGAAACGGTTGAACCTGATAATGAGTTACCGATGTATAGTCTTTCCTGA